The genomic DNA GTTTTCTTTTTCTTGTAGTACATGTTGGTAGTTTTTGTTGTTGCTAAACATGTTCTGGGCAGTTGCTTACTATTATAAAAAATACAGATTACTGGAATTAAAAGTAGAATACACATAAAAGCTTTACATGTGGTTGAATATATATTTTGACAAAATGCCTTTTGTTATGTTTGGGTATAGGTCTTGAGAAAGCTTGTGGATGATGCGTCAAAGTTTTTGAATGAAAAAGTTTCAAAGGCTGTCGTGACAGTTCCGGCATACTTCAATGATTCCCAGCGTACAGCTACCAAGGATGCAGGTCGAATTGCCGGCTTAGAGGTTCTACGAATTATCAATGAACCTACAGCCGCGTCTTTAGCTTATGGGTTTGAAAGGAAGAACAATGAAACCATTCTTGTTTTTGACCTTGGAGGAGGAACCTTTGATGTCTCAGGTACTGAGATATGTTGACATTGTAATATTGTTTTAACATCTCTATATCTGTTACAAGGTGAAATTGATTTCTAATTTTTTTAGTAGAGTATTTATGTAGCTGTTCTGTGCCGGTGCTTTTTCATACCTTCTTCTTAACATCTTTGCACCAGCAATTGGTAGTTAACACCATATATTAAGTTGTTTTTGGTTACATCGTCGTATATAAAGCCATGATGAATTCCATGTATCCATGTTATATGGGATATGCCCCACAGCTTCTGGTATCCGTGTATTGTTCGCCACTTGAAAGCTGTGTTTCTATGTGCAAGTTCTAAAAGTCAATCTATGTTTTAAGAATTAATGATACTCTGTAGTGATATTGTGTAGACTACCTTTAATGGGTTTAATAGTCAATcaatgttttaaaaattaatcgTACTCTGTGATTATATCCTGTAAACTTTCATTCCCCACGCCCCCCAGAAAGAAATGCGTTGTATGTGACTACGATATGCCGTACTTTGGATAGGGTACTCACTCGGTGTAATATACGTTCACAAGTTTGGCAGTTGTCATATTGTTAATATGTGTATCCTTGTTCTAGTTCTTGAAGTTGGTGATGGAGTGTTCGAGGTGCTTTCGACATCTGGAGATACACATCTCGGTGGTGATGACTTTGATAAGGTAATCATTTTTTTTTACGCCTCTGGATTTCTGGTTATATTGTGTTATATGACTTGGTTTGCTAATAAAGTTTCATATACATTATATGCCACAAACAGAGAATTGTTGATTGGCTTGCATTGAGTTTCAAGAATGATGAGGGCATAGATCTTTTGAAGGACAAACAAGCTCTACAGCGTCTAACTGAGACGGCCGAGAAAGCTAAGATGGAGCTGTCGACTTTGACTCAGGCAAATATTAGGTAATCAACATGTAGTGTCTGGAGCTCTAAATAACAGTATTTACAGTATGTGCTTTATTTTGGTTGTTTCCTATTGAATTTATCTGCTATGGTTTTGGTTCCTCCCAGCTTGCCTTTCATAACTGCCACTGCAGATGGTCCCAAGCACATAGAAACTACTCTAACTAGGGCAAAGTTTGAGGAACTCTGTTCAGATCTCCTCGATAGGTACTTTAACTCTTTGTATTAGTTGTAATTGTCTGCAAGTCATTTATCTAAATTTTCTCATGTTTTAATTCCCTAGACTTAAAACCCCTGTTCAAAATTCCTTGAGGGATGCAAAACTATCTATCAGTGATATAGATGAAGTGATCCTTGTTGGTGGTTCCACTCGTATTCCTGCTGTCCAGGGAGTAGTGAAATCTTTAACTGGAAAGGACCCAAATGTTACTGTCAATCCTGATGAGGTGGTTGCTCTAGGAGCTGCAGTACAGGTTAAATCTACTTCCCTTTGTTGTATTATAACTCTGGGGAAATTGCAGCAGTTTGATCTAATTAATATGATCTGCTCGATTGTAGGCTGGGGTGTTGGCTGGGGATGTCAGTGATATTGTTCTTTTGGATGTGACACCTCTTTCTATTGGGCTTGAAACTCTTGGTGGTGTTATGACAAAGATTATCCCGCGGAACACAACTTTGCCCACTTCAAAATCAGAGGTATTCTCGACAGCTGCTGATGGACAAACTAGTGTTGATATTAATGTCCTTCAAGGTGAAAGGGAATTTGTTAGGGACAACAAATCCCTTGGCAGCTTCCGTCTTGATGGGATCCCACCAGCTCCACGCGGAGTTCCCCAGATTGAAGTTAAATTTGACATCGATGCAAATGGTATTCTGTCTGTTACTGCTGTTGACAAGGGGTCTGGGAAGAAGCAAGATATTACCATTACAGGGGCTAGCACATTGCCCAGTGATGAGGTGTGTTGGCTTGTTTCTTATGCATTAGTTACTGAATCCATTAGCAAATCAGTCATTTTGTTGGAGTAAAGTGTGTAACCCAATCAATTTTAGTGGCTTCCAAATTTTTGGTAAATATGTTAGGCAACAAAGTTTGTTTAGTTGACAATAAATGAGTCTTATAACAGAAATTTTGCCTATGAAAAACAGGTTGAGAGAATGGTCTCAGAAGCTGAGCGGTTTGCCAAGGAAGACAAGGAAAAGAGAGATGCAATAGACACGAAGAACCAGGCTGATTCTGTTGTGTACCAAACAGAGAAGCAGCTGAAGGAGCTTGGTGAAAAGGTTCCTGTAGAAGTGAAAGAAAAGGTCGAAGCAAAACTTGAGGAACTAAAAAAGGCTATTACAGAAGGTGTGACTCAGGTGATTAAGGACACCATGGCTGCCTTGAACCAGGAGGTCATGCAGCTAGGCCAGTCCCTCTACAACCAACCTGGTGCTACACCTGGTGCTGGTGCTGGTCCTGCAGCTGGGGGAGCAGATGGTCCATCAGAAGCATCGAACAAGGGACCGGAAGGAGATGTTATTGATGCAGATTTCACAGACAGCAACTGATAAGCCAAACATAGTAAGCGTTTTTGGTCATGGCTGCTTCTTCTATACGTGTTAAAGCTTCTCATTCTTAGCCCTCGCACCCCTTTATAAGGGATAAATGACATTTTTTTCTGGAACTGAATTAGTACTGGGGTTTACTAGTGTCTTATAACATGTGATTTTTTGGTTGTATAGAAAGGTCCTAATTAGCAAAGTAGGTTATCTGATAGGTTAATATTTGTATCAGTAAGCTGAGTTAAAATTGTTAATACATGCTATTGTGGTTCCTCTCCGGTTAAATGGTTGTCCAAAAATGGCTTCATTTTGGCTTAAACCTACATCCTGTTCGACTAAGTGTGCAATTACAGTCTCTGGTCGTGCAGGTAACAAAAGCACAAGTTTGTGAGGGCACCGAGCCACCAACATTAATTTTTCAGTTTCATTACATGCGTTGAAGATATCAATTAGGTCTTGCTCAATGATTGTTTCACCAATCTTACGAATGTAGAGGGTTCTGATATTCTCATTGTCTTTAGATTATAATGAAGGCATTTCATCTGCCTTGTTCTGTAGCTTTATTGCTACCTAATCACTGACCTTGAATTTACAATTCcaaacagatttagagaaatgCATATAGAACAATGCATTTCTGAAAATTTAtcagtttttaattttttttattcagAACTAATTAAACAGGGTGTAATATTATAAGATGATGTGCAGGAAAGCTAAAATAGAATGGATTTGTGATGTATACAGGATAGCTAATATTACAACGGATTTCAGAGTTAAGTCTAAATTTTGCTATCTACTCTGTCATCATAGAAACACAGGGATAAGCACATAGCATGACAACTAATCCTGAGGCAAAGATATAACAAATCTGTTGAAATTGAGCAAAAATTTAGAATTCTGAGTAGTATATTAGAGACGGAGAATATACACATTAGAGACGGAGAATATACTGATAAGCTCACGAAGCTTCTAACCTACAATTTGCAACATTCAGACATAATCTCAGCTAGTCGGGTTTAGAAATTCAGGTAATCGGGTTTAGAAATTCATGGGCTTGCATTACAGTCCTTTTAAGTTGCATAGGAAAAAGCTTGTTACAAAATGTATATATGTCCAACAGCCAACCCTGAGATTCGCGTGATCTTAGTCGAAATCAGTTTATGGGATCATATTATACATATATCATGGAATTTTATACATTTATATAAAAGAGTTGGAAACTTTGGGGTCCTATTTGCGTGGCCTTAGTTTTAGTCTTGCCTATAATCAGGGTTACCCTTGACACCAAATGCGATTTTTACAAAAGGGGCACTGTATTAGCGTTATGACGCCATCTCCATCCGGTAAGAAGAAGACCGGAGTTTGAAATTTGAATCTAATTCCATGAGATGTGTGTGCAATGCAAATGATCACAAGTGAAAGAATACAGTACATTCTTAGCCAAAAAAAACTACATGCTACAACTTTAATTTGGGTGAAATGAAATTCATGATGTGAGTTGTGAGTTGTGAGCTGTTGAAATTAAAGACACTTTTTTTCTTGAGCAAAGTGTGGATTGGAAGTGAAATGGTAACATGAAAGGAGGCAGTAAGAAATGATTAATAACAGAAGAAATGTCAGGGATACTGCCTAGTTATGTTAAGACAGTTGCTGCAGAGATAGACTTTGGGCTCCTTTTCCATCATAAATAACAGCACATTTCTGTTGCTTGCTTTCATTTTCATTCCAAACCACCCAGAATCAGACAAAAGCTTCTCCAGAGAAACAAAGAAACCAACTCTTTTGTTCTATAAAAGTAAACTCATGAATCTCATTTCTGTTTTTGTGTATGTATCCATGTACCTTTGCCCTACTTTTCCATCATTGTTTCACTACTGAAATGATTAGTCATTTACTATTACAACTGGATATGTAACTACTAAATATGTAGCTGAAAGATACTATTACTGTTACTTGTCATTTACCCTTTCTCCTCTGTCGTTCACAGTTCACAGCACAACctacttttaaaattattatgTGTTATAATAAACTGAAAGCTCATGTGAATCAAAGGACAAAAATAACAGCTTTGAACCTATTCATCAAGAACATGCTCTGCCATATATATTCATTTAGGTTTCTGAAATTGCCATGCAGAGAAGCACCATCATTTCTcttaattttctttttttaatcTTTAACAGCCACAGTTCAACTGTAAAAGTTTCTTGTTTCTACTTTTTTAAACCTCTCTTTTATTTTATCTACAGTTAGTCTTTAGATATACATGTCTAGTGTCTACTATTTGCATAACATTTGCATTTACTTTATATGTGTGTGTGGTAATTCACTTGCATGCTTACTTCTAGAATAATTCACTTAGGAACCTAAGACTGAGCAAAAAACCGAAACTGAACCaaatttgtatcaaaacatttgGGTCACTGCTGCAGTTTTGTCACAAATTTGGATCAGTTGgtaattttaaatttgattttttggatTACAACGACCGGAGATGGCCTTAGACTCGTTTCTAGTTAAATATTCATCAACGAGTCACTAACCTGCCTCCCTTAAAAACAACTTGCCAAGTCTTCTGAGTTCTTTGCTCCCTGGCATTGGCTATTATCAACAAACCAAAGTATAATTTTGTTTGAACTAAATATTTTTTTGTTTCATTTCTATTTTATTTGGCTTTATAACGGAAATCATATAAATTAAACTAGGGGTTTTAAAACCAAACCTAATGGTTTAGTTGAGATTGCGGTTTTCAATTTTTAAAATCCAGGATATGATATTGGTTCTAGTTTTATCCAAAAACATATCCAGACCGGATCAGACTCTACTTCCAATTTTATCCAGACAAACAGGACCTCCTACTTGAATCTATATATACATTTATTACTTAGTATacttaattaatttgaatttcttagttgtaatatttttttcgtatattaaattaaaattctgaaagggAAAGTGGAGATATCAAGATAAGTACTGCAGTAGGTGCTACTCTACTTTCCATAGGTGTCATAAGATGGGCTTATTCTTTCCCTGAGTAATAACAATTTACAATACAGTAGAAGTGTAGAACAATTAAGTGGCCTATCCTATGATTCATAAACAGCAGCAATTTCACATCACAGAACAGAACAAATACAGATAACACAAAATCTTAAGCTCTTTCTataaagtgctagtagattttaaaaatctgttgtatatataaaaaaaaattaaatgttAATGTAAAAATATAGCTGTATCATGCATGACAGATGGCTCTGGTACTGCTGATCATCATGCAGTTGAAACTTAAAAAAGGAATCAATTTAATTTTCTTCTTTTGATCATAAGAAGAATCTGTCCCTTTGGTGTTGGAAGAAAATTTTGCTTTCTATTGAAGCTATCCCTGTCCTGATATATTCTTCTTGTTTCTCTTATATAGATAAAAATGTGACTTTTCTTCAAAGTAAAGAATCAAATCCCCCCCTCTTCTTTCAAGATTCCTCATTTCTtcatgagataaataaaagatcTTTTTTCAAATCTTATATTAACTGCATACCAGATTTTTTTAATAGATATGAAAGAAAAGAGAAAGCACTTTACAAACACAAAAATAGTTAAACATGAAACACAGATTCTGCAACTTCAAGAAGTCTGAAAACTACTACATCATATCTACTGATGTCTTGCACATTTGTTTTGCACCTACCTAATGGCTGCACATCACTAGTTCAATTTTTTTGGTTAATTTTTCTACCTATGACTGCACATGTCCAATAGCTTTTTCCTGCCTTCAACtatttcatcaaagaaatcaTCAATTTGCACAACAATGTTCTCAGCTCCACATTGCAAAACCTCAAAGCAATTCTTCATGTTCTTGACCTTTTCACTGATATCATCAAATACAGCTGTTTGATTGAACTCCATACTTGTCCCCATCTCAGCTTTCAGCTCTTCCATGGCATTTTTTGCCATCAAGAACTCATAAAGAAGCACTCCTGGCCTCTGTCCTTGCAGTTCATCCATTGTTGATTTCAAACTTTGGTGCAGTCTTGATGCAGAAACCATGAACTCTGAACTGTAAACCATGTGTCCATTATACTGTCCTTCATTTGATAAGCTAGTTTCAGGGCAAAAATACACCAGCCCACCAAGTAGAATCATTAGAAGCAATGAGTTAATATTTCTCAGTAGAAACAGCACTCCCCTAAAACCACTATAACCATTGAACTTGGATTCTATCAATAAATTTTCATCGAATTTTAACGATAATGGTTGGATTCTTGTTTCGATTAGGCTCCTATTATCCTCCTCCAAGCCCACAATCTCCCTTTGACAGCCCGAAATTGCTCGAAAAATCTGCAAAAATCACAAAACAAGAACATTAGTAGAGAAAACAAATATTTGTATGGTATACATTACAATCTTGATGACTCTATTAACTAAAACTACTAATCGAAAAACCTGGCGGGAAAGTTGAGCATTTAAATTTTGCTGATCATGAAGAGTAGAAGCAATGTTAGAAGCAGTTGCATAGTAGTGTTCCATGCCAGAGACAGCTGATTTGAGTACATGGCAAACTTCCCAAAGCCTGGAAGTTTCATCCATGTACTCATCAAGCCACTTATCACCTAATGGAAGATGAAGTTTCCTAACCAAAATGCAAAGCTGGGAATGAAAAGATTGAAGAGAAGAAAGAACATGTTGAAGGAACTGAATTGACATGAAGTTATGAGAGTGAAAAGAGTGATCAAGATTGTTAAGGCCTTGAG from Apium graveolens cultivar Ventura chromosome 5, ASM990537v1, whole genome shotgun sequence includes the following:
- the LOC141661369 gene encoding uncharacterized protein LOC141661369; this encodes MMNHSNSSVSGFYNLITQGLNNLDHSFHSHNFMSIQFLQHVLSSLQSFHSQLCILVRKLHLPLGDKWLDEYMDETSRLWEVCHVLKSAVSGMEHYYATASNIASTLHDQQNLNAQLSRQIFRAISGCQREIVGLEEDNRSLIETRIQPLSLKFDENLLIESKFNGYSGFRGVLFLLRNINSLLLMILLGGLVYFCPETSLSNEGQYNGHMVYSSEFMVSASRLHQSLKSTMDELQGQRPGVLLYEFLMAKNAMEELKAEMGTSMEFNQTAVFDDISEKVKNMKNCFEVLQCGAENIVVQIDDFFDEIVEGRKKLLDMCSHR
- the LOC141661785 gene encoding stromal 70 kDa heat shock-related protein, chloroplastic-like; the encoded protein is MASTAAQIHVLGPNYTPNPTRTNSKSPFFGTSVSFTTPKSSLPRLRKCSNRRNHVLRVAAEKVVGIDLGTTNSAVGAMEGGKPVIVTNAEGQRTTPSVVAYTKNGDRLVGQIAKRQAVVNPENTFFSVKRFIGRKMIEVDEEAKQVSYNVIRDENGNVKLDCPAIGKQFAAEEISAQVLRKLVDDASKFLNEKVSKAVVTVPAYFNDSQRTATKDAGRIAGLEVLRIINEPTAASLAYGFERKNNETILVFDLGGGTFDVSVLEVGDGVFEVLSTSGDTHLGGDDFDKRIVDWLALSFKNDEGIDLLKDKQALQRLTETAEKAKMELSTLTQANISLPFITATADGPKHIETTLTRAKFEELCSDLLDRLKTPVQNSLRDAKLSISDIDEVILVGGSTRIPAVQGVVKSLTGKDPNVTVNPDEVVALGAAVQAGVLAGDVSDIVLLDVTPLSIGLETLGGVMTKIIPRNTTLPTSKSEVFSTAADGQTSVDINVLQGEREFVRDNKSLGSFRLDGIPPAPRGVPQIEVKFDIDANGILSVTAVDKGSGKKQDITITGASTLPSDEVERMVSEAERFAKEDKEKRDAIDTKNQADSVVYQTEKQLKELGEKVPVEVKEKVEAKLEELKKAITEGVTQVIKDTMAALNQEVMQLGQSLYNQPGATPGAGAGPAAGGADGPSEASNKGPEGDVIDADFTDSN